Proteins from a genomic interval of Candidatus Flexicrinis proximus:
- a CDS encoding nucleotide exchange factor GrpE, whose translation MNQDSTTPVTEADETAPADAANDAAEVKAAYTPEVTVLLARIEEYKDGWQRERADFANYKRRAEREQSEARNRGSHDAIMKMVPIIDDFERALNLIPDDLKGSSWISGIELLVGKFGKLLTDFQVEIHDPTGQPFDPTKHEAIGLEEKEGVPSGHVTSTLQKGYISGDRVLRPALVRVAQ comes from the coding sequence TTGAATCAGGACAGTACGACGCCGGTCACTGAGGCGGACGAAACCGCGCCTGCCGACGCCGCGAACGACGCCGCTGAGGTCAAGGCCGCTTATACGCCGGAAGTGACTGTGCTGCTGGCGAGAATCGAAGAATACAAAGACGGTTGGCAGCGCGAACGCGCCGACTTTGCGAACTATAAGCGGCGCGCCGAACGCGAACAGAGCGAAGCTCGCAACAGAGGTTCGCACGACGCGATCATGAAAATGGTCCCGATCATCGACGATTTCGAGCGTGCTCTGAATCTCATCCCGGACGACCTTAAAGGAAGTTCGTGGATCAGTGGCATTGAGCTGCTGGTCGGCAAATTTGGCAAGCTGCTGACGGACTTTCAGGTCGAGATCCATGATCCGACCGGGCAGCCCTTCGACCCGACCAAGCATGAAGCGATCGGACTCGAAGAGAAGGAAGGCGTGCCCAGCGGTCATGTGACCAGCACGCTGCAAAAAGGGTATATCAGCGGCGACCGGGTGCTGCGCCCGGCACTCGTCCGCGTCGCACAGTAG